One genomic window of Luteitalea pratensis includes the following:
- a CDS encoding GNAT family N-acetyltransferase: MRHVNVRPASVSEQGVLEVLQWRASLDNPGDREALLAHPDAIALPVQQIEAGGVFVAELSGSVMGFAAILPRDDGNAELDALFVEPAAWRQGIGRALVEHCCAVARVTGAASLHVVGNPHAEGFYRACGFALLGTTPMRFGIGLLMMRDLPS; this comes from the coding sequence ATGAGACACGTCAATGTCCGACCAGCGTCCGTTTCGGAGCAGGGGGTCCTCGAGGTACTCCAATGGCGGGCCTCCCTCGACAACCCAGGAGACCGCGAGGCGCTCCTGGCCCATCCGGATGCCATCGCCCTCCCCGTCCAGCAGATCGAGGCCGGTGGGGTGTTCGTCGCCGAACTGTCTGGTTCGGTCATGGGCTTTGCGGCCATCCTTCCGCGTGATGACGGCAACGCGGAACTGGACGCACTCTTCGTCGAACCCGCCGCCTGGCGCCAGGGCATCGGCAGGGCCCTGGTCGAGCATTGCTGCGCCGTCGCCCGAGTCACGGGCGCCGCGTCGCTGCACGTCGTGGGGAATCCTCACGCCGAAGGCTTCTACCGCGCCTGCGGGTTCGCACTGCTCGGCACGACGCCGATGCGGTTCGGGATCGGGCTGCTGATGATGCGAGACCTGCCTTCATGA
- a CDS encoding cytochrome C: MKRKLLGTAALYVCILAATVFTARTSAQGGDSRIQRGFELAPVPLEMKGLNPALVGLGSYIVNAQGGCNDCHTDPSYAAGGDPFSGAAEVVNAERYLAGGRAFLPSPFVSRNLTPRASNGRPAGLTLEQFIEVMRHGTDFKNGPPDNVPILQIMPWPVYGKMSDRELQAIYEYLKAIPCVPSGPMSTRCDGA; the protein is encoded by the coding sequence ATGAAGCGAAAACTTCTAGGTACTGCCGCTCTGTACGTCTGCATTCTCGCCGCGACCGTGTTCACGGCCAGAACGTCGGCGCAGGGTGGCGACAGTCGAATTCAACGGGGGTTCGAGCTGGCGCCGGTGCCGCTCGAGATGAAGGGGCTCAACCCCGCCCTCGTCGGGTTGGGCAGCTACATCGTCAACGCACAAGGCGGCTGCAACGACTGTCACACCGACCCGTCGTACGCTGCCGGCGGCGACCCCTTCTCCGGCGCGGCGGAGGTGGTCAACGCGGAGCGTTACCTCGCGGGCGGAAGGGCCTTCCTGCCGTCTCCTTTCGTCTCGCGCAACCTCACGCCACGTGCCTCGAATGGAAGGCCCGCGGGGCTGACGCTCGAACAGTTCATCGAGGTCATGCGACACGGAACCGACTTCAAGAACGGGCCCCCCGACAACGTGCCTATCCTCCAGATCATGCCGTGGCCCGTGTACGGCAAGATGTCCGACCGTGAGTTGCAGGCCATTTACGAGTACCTCAAGGCCATTCCTTGCGTTCCCTCGGGACCAATGTCGACGCGCTGCGACGGCGCTTAA
- a CDS encoding GMC oxidoreductase gives MSETFDAIVVGSGFGGSVAACRLAEHGLKVLVLERGRRWSPSDYPRKPSDPWFYSVRHPERRHGWLDIRLFKRMIVAQAAGVGGGSLAYSGVALEAHPSCFTHGWPAELSYAELKPYYDIVAQTMNLQTIPDGQLTQRLKLTQAAAEALGHGDRFSKAPLAMSFSPDWHYGLDAPFDRRHSRSFVNAQGQQQGTCIHLGNCDIGCDVKAKNTLDVTYLPLAEQHGCIVRPLHVVRRMEPIDRGYRLVFDRIVGKELVPGTVSADRVFLAGGSLGTTELLLRARDEHATLPKLSRVLGRHWSPNANVLSMATYADAGQVNQSVGPTISSTVDFADGAHGGHRFVIEDDGFPNLLLNALRAATDDDEENESRHVVHDVFEEALRRDGDARGLMLWLGAGVDAGDGELRLDRHVLPPFRRALELRWAVEHSRPVVEAIMAMHRRMTEVTGGRFRVDPGWQNFGRLLTLHPLGGCRMASSVETGVVDHLGQVFGYPGLHVVDGSIVPVPIGRNPSHTIAALAERIAAQVG, from the coding sequence ATGAGCGAGACGTTCGACGCCATCGTGGTCGGGAGTGGCTTTGGCGGCAGCGTCGCCGCCTGCCGGCTCGCGGAGCACGGCCTGAAAGTGCTGGTCCTCGAGCGGGGCCGGCGCTGGTCGCCATCCGATTATCCTCGCAAGCCGTCGGACCCGTGGTTCTACAGCGTCCGGCATCCCGAGAGGCGGCACGGCTGGCTGGACATCCGCCTGTTCAAGCGGATGATCGTGGCGCAAGCCGCCGGCGTCGGCGGCGGGTCACTGGCCTATAGCGGCGTCGCGCTCGAGGCGCACCCGTCCTGCTTCACCCACGGGTGGCCCGCCGAACTGTCGTACGCCGAGTTGAAGCCGTACTACGACATCGTCGCGCAGACGATGAACCTGCAGACCATTCCCGATGGGCAGCTCACGCAACGCCTGAAGCTCACGCAAGCCGCCGCCGAAGCGCTCGGCCATGGCGATCGGTTCTCGAAGGCACCGCTCGCGATGTCGTTCTCGCCCGACTGGCACTACGGGCTCGACGCACCATTCGACCGCCGCCACTCGCGTTCTTTCGTCAACGCGCAGGGCCAGCAGCAGGGCACGTGCATCCACCTCGGCAACTGCGACATTGGCTGCGACGTCAAGGCCAAGAACACCCTCGACGTCACCTACCTGCCACTGGCAGAGCAGCACGGCTGCATCGTCCGTCCGCTCCATGTCGTACGGCGGATGGAGCCGATCGATCGCGGATACCGGCTCGTGTTCGATCGCATCGTCGGCAAGGAACTGGTGCCAGGCACAGTGAGTGCCGATCGCGTGTTCCTGGCTGGGGGCAGCCTCGGGACCACTGAACTCCTGCTGCGCGCCCGCGACGAGCACGCGACGCTGCCGAAGCTGTCGCGAGTCCTCGGACGGCATTGGAGTCCCAACGCGAACGTCCTGTCGATGGCGACCTATGCGGATGCGGGTCAGGTCAATCAATCGGTTGGCCCGACGATCTCGTCGACCGTCGACTTCGCCGACGGCGCGCACGGCGGTCATCGCTTCGTGATCGAAGACGATGGCTTCCCGAACCTGCTGCTGAATGCGTTGCGCGCGGCCACCGACGATGACGAGGAGAACGAATCGAGGCACGTCGTGCACGACGTCTTCGAGGAGGCGTTACGCCGCGATGGCGATGCCCGCGGGCTGATGCTGTGGCTCGGCGCCGGTGTCGATGCGGGCGACGGCGAGTTGCGGCTGGACCGGCACGTGCTGCCACCGTTTCGGCGGGCGCTTGAATTGCGCTGGGCCGTGGAGCATTCGCGGCCGGTCGTGGAAGCGATCATGGCCATGCACCGCCGGATGACCGAGGTCACCGGTGGCCGTTTCCGGGTCGACCCCGGGTGGCAGAACTTCGGTCGCCTGTTGACCCTGCACCCGCTCGGCGGGTGCCGCATGGCGTCGTCTGTCGAGACCGGAGTCGTCGATCACCTCGGACAGGTGTTCGGTTATCCCGGCCTTCATGTCGTCGACGGTTCCATCGTCCCGGTGCCGATCGGTCGCAATCCGTCGCACACGATTGCGGCGCTCGCGGAGCGGATCGCGGCACAGGTGGGGTGA
- a CDS encoding alpha/beta hydrolase → MKRRHALPLVVLLTIVSAALLTTVGRARAQPSVDSPPARVIKDLVYATVDDKPLALDLYLPAGDAPLAGPSRGEGGRTLLVWVHGGAWNTGSKAGVPSQLVRSGLAVASVDFRQASEARFPAQVHDIKAAIRFLRATTGTYGYRADRIVIAGASSGGHLAALVGVTNGHRQLEGSIGTFLDQSSNVQAIVSYFGASNLRTILAQSTPFGLNMRRPALDRLLGGQPDQVPDLAELASPVAHVDASDPPLLLLHGDQDPQMPINQSHELQGAYARVGQRVVLHVLHGVAHGGEAFFAPHYMNALLDFVEDDRKD, encoded by the coding sequence ATGAAGCGACGCCATGCACTGCCCCTCGTCGTCTTGTTGACGATCGTATCGGCCGCGCTGCTCACGACCGTCGGTCGCGCTCGAGCGCAGCCATCTGTCGACAGTCCGCCGGCCAGGGTGATCAAGGATCTCGTCTATGCCACGGTGGACGACAAGCCGCTGGCGCTGGACCTGTACCTTCCGGCAGGGGATGCCCCGCTTGCGGGCCCAAGCCGTGGCGAAGGCGGGCGAACATTGTTGGTGTGGGTCCATGGAGGCGCGTGGAACACCGGCAGCAAGGCTGGCGTGCCGAGCCAGTTGGTCCGGAGCGGCCTCGCGGTGGCCAGCGTCGACTTCCGGCAGGCGTCGGAAGCCAGGTTCCCGGCGCAGGTTCACGACATCAAGGCCGCCATCCGCTTCCTGCGGGCCACGACCGGCACTTACGGGTATCGGGCAGACAGGATCGTCATCGCGGGGGCGTCATCAGGCGGACACCTGGCGGCACTCGTCGGCGTCACCAATGGGCACCGGCAACTCGAGGGCTCGATCGGGACCTTTCTCGACCAGTCCTCGAACGTCCAGGCCATCGTCAGTTACTTCGGCGCGTCGAACCTGCGCACCATCCTGGCGCAATCGACGCCATTCGGGCTGAACATGCGCCGGCCGGCGCTTGATCGGCTCCTGGGCGGTCAACCGGACCAGGTGCCGGACCTAGCCGAACTCGCGAGCCCGGTGGCGCACGTCGACGCATCGGACCCGCCACTCCTGCTGTTGCACGGGGATCAGGATCCGCAGATGCCGATCAACCAGTCACACGAGCTGCAGGGCGCGTACGCGCGTGTGGGCCAGCGGGTCGTGCTGCACGTCCTGCACGGCGTGGCTCACGGCGGCGAGGCGTTTTTCGCGCCGCACTACATGAACGCGCTACTGGACTTCGTCGAAGACGACAGGAAGGATTGA
- a CDS encoding tannase/feruloyl esterase family alpha/beta hydrolase — protein sequence MSATALAMVLALWPMAEASHPAAQSLTEACSALVGRSAPTATITSAQVVATGSVTPPGSTNAISNLPTFCRVEGVLMPTSQSRILFEVWMPIERWNGKFAGVGNGGWAGTISYSALGDQLRRGYATASTNTGHEAAPGVNAARFAHEQPEQLIDFAYRSQHETAGTAKALIQAFYGRSPERSYFIGCSSGGYEGLMEAQRFPSDYDGIVAGAPANNWTRLMAGDLDGVMAVLRDPASHLPAPALGLLHRAVIASCDATDGVTDGVLDDPRQCTFDPARLACGGDASPDRCLTAAQVEAARRVYRGLTDPRTGTQLFPGLARGSEPYWPHRDPASPFPIPIAHYKWLVFANAEWDWKTFDFRDPDDFKAHLEAETRLAPIMNATAPDLGAFRQRGGKLLQYHGWNDQLIAPENSIDYYGSVRTHFGRDEDVTAFYRLFMAPGMAHCGGGTGPTAFDMQAALEQWVEHGVAPDRIVATRAVNGVVDRLRPLCPYPQVAVYAGRGDTNDAASFVCREPVPATTGRTP from the coding sequence ATGAGTGCCACGGCCTTGGCGATGGTGCTTGCGCTCTGGCCGATGGCAGAGGCGTCGCACCCGGCAGCCCAGTCGCTCACCGAAGCGTGCTCCGCGCTCGTCGGCCGCTCCGCTCCCACCGCGACGATCACCTCCGCTCAGGTGGTCGCCACGGGGTCGGTCACGCCGCCAGGATCGACCAACGCCATCTCGAACCTCCCGACATTCTGTCGCGTCGAGGGCGTGCTCATGCCGACGAGCCAGTCGCGCATCCTGTTCGAAGTCTGGATGCCGATCGAGCGCTGGAACGGCAAGTTCGCGGGCGTGGGCAACGGTGGCTGGGCCGGCACGATCTCGTATTCGGCGCTGGGCGATCAACTCCGGCGCGGGTACGCCACGGCATCGACCAACACGGGCCACGAGGCGGCGCCAGGCGTCAACGCCGCGCGGTTCGCCCATGAGCAACCGGAACAGCTGATCGACTTCGCGTACCGCTCGCAGCACGAGACTGCCGGCACCGCCAAGGCCCTGATCCAGGCGTTCTACGGGCGCTCCCCGGAGCGGTCGTACTTCATCGGTTGTTCGTCGGGCGGTTACGAGGGCCTGATGGAGGCGCAGCGATTCCCGTCCGACTACGACGGCATCGTCGCCGGCGCACCCGCCAACAACTGGACGCGCCTCATGGCGGGTGATCTCGACGGCGTCATGGCAGTGCTGCGCGACCCGGCCAGCCACCTGCCTGCCCCGGCGCTCGGGTTGCTGCATCGCGCCGTTATCGCCTCCTGTGATGCCACCGACGGCGTCACCGATGGCGTACTCGACGATCCCCGGCAGTGCACGTTCGACCCGGCCCGGCTGGCGTGCGGCGGAGACGCGTCACCCGACCGCTGCCTGACGGCTGCGCAAGTGGAGGCGGCGCGGCGGGTCTACAGAGGACTTACCGATCCGCGCACGGGCACCCAGCTCTTTCCCGGGCTCGCGCGCGGGAGCGAGCCCTACTGGCCGCACCGGGACCCGGCGAGTCCATTTCCTATCCCGATCGCACACTACAAGTGGCTCGTCTTCGCGAACGCGGAGTGGGACTGGAAGACGTTCGACTTCCGCGACCCCGACGATTTCAAGGCCCACCTCGAGGCGGAAACAAGGCTCGCGCCGATCATGAACGCCACCGCCCCCGACCTGGGGGCGTTCCGGCAGCGCGGCGGCAAGCTGCTGCAGTACCACGGCTGGAACGATCAACTGATCGCCCCCGAGAACAGCATCGACTACTACGGGAGCGTGCGGACCCACTTCGGTCGCGATGAGGATGTCACGGCGTTCTATCGCCTGTTCATGGCTCCCGGCATGGCGCACTGCGGCGGCGGCACCGGGCCGACCGCCTTCGACATGCAGGCCGCGCTCGAACAGTGGGTGGAACATGGCGTGGCGCCCGACCGCATCGTCGCCACGCGCGCAGTGAATGGCGTCGTCGACCGACTGCGCCCGCTCTGCCCGTATCCACAGGTCGCCGTGTACGCAGGCCGGGGCGACACCAACGACGCCGCGAGCTTCGTCTGCCGCGAGCCTGTACCGGCGACGACCGGCCGCACGCCTTAG
- a CDS encoding TonB-dependent receptor, which yields MSTRTAVCALVGFLILPLALPLRAGAQQITTGVIQGSVSDSTGANLPGVSVEARNLDTNQGRTQVTASDGRFVFLQMPPGSYRVSFTLAGFATTVQENVLLTVGQSINLPVAMKVSGVSETVTVTTGTPSIDTERTAAATTINQATIDTIPILGRKFEDLLTLTPGVSVVQGPDGDEISFAGQRGVFNNISLDGGDYNNGFFGEQAGGQRASVDITLDAIKEFQVIASGAPAEYGRTAGGVVNVITKSGTNSARGSAFYFQRLEGLTGDLSDGSKLEDFHREQYGGTIGGPIKKDKAFYFLALEGINGNFQRPNLSTQFGDVPCPVPNPTIAANEALINSNPDCQRTALLGFLQSRVGINDGLPIRHPQSTFALLGKADAAMNPNNHLSGSWNFNHSRKENETFDVATYGNSANGIEGDPAHINALNLNWFTTVMTRMVNEAHFTYSRETRPRTAAGSGLTADTGMGFGPTFRFGDPFFLQPGVDELIWRTQIKDNVSIVSGYHTFKLGGEWMHTLNDQVFRGFFTGRYIFSSVPGFLRYASPAAAGGYGPNTVGCSNGAFVTYPAACPAGSTTDGGPLLLYLQGAGRTGLATDAAGASTITNNELSLFAQDSWQIRPDVTLNYGLRWDAQTMPETVDPTTTAFASVLNDPTFPSDGTIPSQWNMWQPRVGVAWDVRGTGKSLVRASWGVYYARQNMLSQVGSVTTNGLQQQTIFANTANLLALGAPTPTWPNVVTPTPLPDGQFPFFSGVRVFDRDYKNPHIFAFNVAYEQELAPNWVGYADFIWNEAHDLTRFLNFNKSDPVCCDQGPGTGNVYVYNGHPWQPQLDEVMVTNSLGESRYRGLTLGVRKRLSGGIQLEGNYVLAKDEDNDSNERDPFTDRSFNFFDLSKDWGPADRDIRHKFNFFGYFVIPHGLWANTRVQYRSAQPITASPRVVNGNDSGRNSLRKDNEYFTFDWRLGRPFRFGTHFELTPIIEMFNTFNNANNINPLSTPALFNFDGYLRTGVGDPRQMQLAVKLTF from the coding sequence ATGTCGACTCGCACGGCCGTCTGTGCTCTCGTCGGTTTCCTGATCCTTCCTCTCGCTCTCCCGCTTCGGGCTGGCGCGCAACAGATCACGACCGGCGTGATTCAGGGGTCGGTGTCCGACTCCACTGGTGCGAACCTTCCGGGCGTCTCCGTCGAGGCACGTAATCTCGACACGAACCAGGGCCGCACTCAGGTGACCGCGAGCGACGGCCGCTTCGTGTTCCTGCAGATGCCGCCGGGAAGCTACCGCGTCTCCTTCACGCTCGCCGGATTCGCGACGACGGTGCAGGAGAACGTGCTGTTGACGGTCGGCCAATCGATCAACCTGCCGGTGGCGATGAAAGTATCCGGGGTGTCCGAGACCGTGACGGTCACGACCGGGACGCCGTCGATCGACACCGAGCGCACCGCCGCCGCGACGACGATCAACCAGGCGACGATCGACACGATCCCGATCCTTGGACGCAAGTTCGAGGACCTGCTGACGCTCACCCCCGGGGTCAGCGTCGTCCAGGGCCCCGACGGCGACGAGATCTCGTTTGCCGGCCAGCGCGGCGTCTTCAACAACATCAGTCTCGACGGCGGCGACTACAACAACGGGTTCTTCGGCGAGCAGGCCGGGGGACAACGCGCGTCCGTTGACATCACGCTCGATGCGATCAAGGAATTCCAGGTCATCGCCAGCGGCGCGCCTGCCGAATACGGCCGCACGGCCGGTGGTGTCGTCAACGTCATCACCAAGTCGGGCACGAACTCGGCGCGGGGAAGCGCCTTCTACTTCCAGCGCCTGGAGGGACTGACCGGCGACCTCTCTGACGGGTCGAAGCTCGAAGACTTCCACCGCGAGCAGTATGGCGGCACGATTGGCGGGCCGATCAAGAAGGACAAGGCGTTCTACTTTCTTGCCCTGGAAGGGATCAACGGCAACTTCCAGCGCCCGAACCTGAGCACCCAGTTCGGCGACGTTCCCTGCCCGGTGCCCAATCCGACGATTGCGGCCAACGAAGCCCTCATCAACTCGAATCCCGACTGCCAGCGGACCGCGCTGCTCGGCTTCCTCCAGTCGCGCGTGGGCATCAACGACGGGTTGCCGATCCGGCACCCGCAGAGCACGTTCGCGTTGCTCGGCAAGGCCGACGCGGCCATGAATCCGAACAACCACCTCTCCGGCTCCTGGAACTTCAACCACTCACGCAAGGAGAACGAGACGTTCGACGTCGCGACGTACGGCAACTCGGCCAACGGCATCGAAGGCGATCCCGCGCACATCAATGCCCTGAACCTCAACTGGTTCACGACGGTGATGACGCGGATGGTCAACGAGGCGCATTTCACGTATTCGCGCGAAACGCGGCCGCGCACCGCAGCCGGTTCCGGCCTCACCGCCGACACCGGCATGGGGTTCGGTCCGACCTTCCGGTTCGGCGATCCGTTCTTCCTGCAGCCCGGCGTCGACGAACTGATCTGGCGCACACAGATCAAGGACAACGTGTCGATCGTGAGCGGCTACCATACGTTCAAACTCGGTGGCGAGTGGATGCACACGCTGAACGACCAGGTGTTTCGCGGGTTCTTCACGGGTCGCTACATCTTCAGCAGCGTCCCTGGCTTCCTGCGGTACGCATCACCGGCAGCGGCCGGCGGGTACGGACCCAACACGGTGGGCTGCTCCAACGGCGCGTTTGTGACCTACCCGGCGGCGTGCCCGGCAGGATCGACAACAGACGGCGGGCCCCTGCTCTTGTACCTGCAGGGTGCGGGCCGGACAGGGCTCGCAACCGATGCCGCCGGCGCATCGACGATCACCAACAATGAACTCTCCCTGTTCGCGCAGGACTCGTGGCAGATCCGCCCGGACGTCACCCTCAACTACGGGTTGCGGTGGGACGCCCAGACCATGCCGGAGACCGTGGACCCCACCACGACCGCGTTCGCCTCCGTCTTGAACGACCCGACGTTCCCCTCCGATGGCACCATCCCGAGTCAGTGGAACATGTGGCAGCCGCGAGTGGGCGTGGCCTGGGACGTCAGGGGCACCGGCAAGTCGCTCGTGCGAGCGAGTTGGGGCGTGTATTACGCCAGGCAGAACATGTTGAGCCAGGTTGGATCGGTGACGACCAACGGTTTGCAGCAGCAGACGATCTTTGCCAACACGGCCAACCTTCTCGCCTTGGGGGCGCCGACGCCGACCTGGCCGAATGTCGTCACGCCGACGCCGCTACCGGACGGGCAGTTCCCATTCTTCAGCGGCGTCCGCGTCTTCGATCGCGACTACAAGAACCCGCACATCTTCGCGTTCAACGTCGCCTACGAGCAGGAGCTCGCGCCGAACTGGGTCGGGTATGCCGACTTCATCTGGAACGAGGCCCATGACCTGACGCGGTTCCTCAACTTCAACAAGAGCGACCCGGTGTGCTGCGATCAGGGGCCGGGGACGGGCAACGTCTACGTCTACAACGGGCACCCGTGGCAGCCGCAGCTCGACGAGGTCATGGTGACCAACAGCCTCGGTGAATCGCGCTACCGCGGCCTGACGCTTGGCGTCCGCAAGCGCCTGTCTGGCGGCATCCAGCTCGAAGGCAATTACGTGCTCGCCAAGGACGAGGACAACGACTCGAACGAGCGCGACCCGTTCACCGACCGCAGCTTCAACTTCTTCGACCTGTCGAAGGACTGGGGCCCTGCCGACCGCGACATCCGCCACAAGTTCAACTTCTTTGGCTACTTCGTCATCCCGCACGGGCTCTGGGCGAACACGCGGGTGCAGTATCGCAGCGCGCAGCCGATCACCGCGAGCCCGAGAGTCGTCAACGGCAACGATAGCGGCCGGAACAGCCTGCGGAAGGACAACGAGTATTTCACATTCGACTGGCGCCTCGGCCGGCCGTTCCGCTTCGGTACGCACTTCGAGCTGACGCCGATCATCGAGATGTTCAACACGTTCAACAACGCCAACAACATCAATCCGCTGAGTACGCCGGCGCTCTTCAACTTCGACGGCTATCTCCGCACGGGTGTTGGCGATCCGCGTCAGATGCAACTGGCAGTCAAGCTCACGTTCTGA
- a CDS encoding MBL fold metallo-hydrolase — protein sequence MKVTLLGAAGGEVTGSAYLLQTLDANVMIDCGLFQGRQKLENFNRLPQTNALARLHAVVLTHAHLDHTGRLPLLARFDYRGPIYATPATITLADLILKDAAHIQAEDATRQNRRRREAGQPAIAPLYTPEDVERLQPLYRRLRYNHPTRIAPGVSVRAVEAGHILGSASLEVTVEEGDRRKVVVFSGDIGPRGAPLHRDPVPFEHADLVFMESTYGDREHPSLADTALAARAAVKAAVLQGGRVLVPVVAVGRPQLLLYLLAGAFKRGTLQPFPIFLDSPMAIRATDAYKSHAELFDTEAKAMRRSGELSANLRTAAVCQTAADSRALARKPGPWMVLAGAGMCTGGRIVHHLQNHLPDPTTLLLMVGYQARGSVGRELADGAREVRIAGQIVQVQAKTHVLGGLSGHAGQADLLNWLKSLAASRPRVILTHGEDGPRTVLRQRIQDRFGLSAEMPAYRETIEF from the coding sequence ATGAAGGTGACGCTGCTCGGTGCCGCAGGCGGGGAGGTGACCGGGTCGGCGTACCTCCTCCAGACGCTTGACGCGAACGTCATGATCGACTGCGGGCTCTTCCAGGGCCGGCAGAAGCTGGAGAACTTCAACCGGCTTCCGCAGACCAACGCACTGGCACGTCTTCACGCCGTCGTCCTGACGCACGCGCACCTCGATCACACGGGGCGCCTGCCGCTGCTTGCGCGCTTCGATTACCGGGGGCCGATCTACGCCACCCCGGCCACGATCACACTGGCCGACCTGATTCTGAAGGATGCCGCCCACATCCAGGCGGAAGACGCGACACGGCAGAACCGCCGGCGCAGGGAGGCCGGTCAGCCTGCGATCGCGCCGCTCTACACGCCTGAGGACGTCGAGCGCCTTCAGCCGCTCTATCGTCGGCTGCGCTACAACCATCCGACGCGCATCGCGCCTGGCGTCAGCGTTCGCGCGGTCGAGGCCGGTCACATCCTCGGCTCGGCGAGTCTCGAGGTCACCGTGGAAGAAGGTGACCGCAGGAAGGTCGTCGTGTTCTCCGGTGACATCGGCCCACGCGGCGCGCCGCTGCATCGTGATCCGGTGCCCTTCGAGCACGCCGACCTGGTGTTCATGGAATCGACCTACGGCGACAGGGAACACCCGTCGCTGGCCGACACCGCGTTGGCCGCGCGGGCCGCGGTGAAGGCAGCCGTCTTACAGGGTGGGCGGGTGCTCGTGCCCGTCGTCGCGGTCGGCCGGCCACAACTCCTGCTGTACCTGCTCGCCGGCGCCTTCAAGCGCGGGACGCTGCAGCCCTTCCCGATCTTTCTCGACAGCCCGATGGCCATCCGCGCAACCGACGCTTACAAGTCGCATGCCGAGCTGTTCGACACCGAGGCAAAGGCCATGCGGCGGTCAGGCGAGCTGTCGGCCAATCTCCGCACCGCGGCGGTCTGTCAGACGGCGGCCGACTCGCGTGCTCTCGCACGCAAGCCCGGCCCCTGGATGGTTCTCGCTGGCGCCGGCATGTGCACGGGAGGCCGGATCGTGCACCATCTGCAGAATCATCTGCCCGACCCGACGACCCTGCTGCTGATGGTCGGTTACCAGGCCCGCGGGTCGGTGGGACGCGAATTGGCGGACGGCGCCCGGGAGGTACGGATCGCAGGGCAGATCGTCCAGGTGCAGGCAAAGACGCACGTGCTCGGCGGGCTGAGTGGTCACGCCGGTCAGGCGGATCTGCTCAACTGGCTCAAATCGCTCGCGGCGTCCCGGCCGCGGGTCATCCTGACCCACGGCGAGGACGGACCGCGCACCGTGCTCCGCCAACGCATCCAGGACCGTTTCGGTCTCAGTGCCGAGATGCCCGCCTATCGCGAGACGATCGAATTCTGA